tgggcaaaaagaaaaacagtaCCAATTATATGGAGTTTGGACAACTTTTGACACTACCGAGgaacattgaaaatttcattcCTACTTTAGGAAAAGAAGTGAGAAAAAAAACCGCGTTAAGAATCAGttttactttctttcttttctttgcttCTTTTGATGAGATCATTTCAAGATTACAAGTGGAAGTGGCTTGATAAAACATTGCAGGAGTGGCTCCACTACTAGGGAAGAGATCGTCGATGGGATTTTCAACAGGAATCGATGTCTGCGAAGAGATGAACAATCATGGAGAGGATGAATTATCAGACGACGGGTCGCAAGTTGgggagaagaagaggaggcTCAACATGGAGCAAGTGAAGACGCTGGAAAAGAACTTCGAGCTAGGTAATAAGCTTGAGCCCGAAAGGAAAATGCAGCTGGCCCGGGCCCTTGGCCTCCAGCCCAGACAGATTGCTATTTGGTTTCAGAACAGGAGGGCCCGATGGAAGACTAAGCAGTTGGAGAAAGATTATGACCTTCTCAAGAGACAGTTTGAAGCTGTCAAAGCGGAGAATGATGCACTTCAGGCACAGAATCAGAAACTTCACGCCGAGGTACAGTAAAACAGTTGTTTACAACTGTAAAAAAATTGGCATATATAAGTCTTAATGGAGGTGCTGGTGTGATTTTATGCATATCTTTAGATTTTTTGATGCATATAATTAGATTGTAAAATAGACTAAAAAGGCGCCTTGATTCGGGCCATGGCCATAAGAATTAGTTACAGTGCATGGTTAATTATTGTGGTTATGCTTATTTCCTGATGAAGAGAAGGATCTTGGCAGAAGCTCTATTATTTGTCTCATGGCTGCTGCAAGATTGCACACGAGCACAAAAATACAGGTTAAATGTCATGGGAAATTATCATATTCtgagtaattattaattatattggaaATTGTGCCCTTATCAGGGCTTGgtataaataaagatttttGGTATAGTACGacatatattttagaattatcaTCAAAGTCTTTgcattttaattctttaattggCCTCAAAGTATTGTTCACATGGCTTACTTGTTAACAAACTCAGGACGTTCTGTAAAGttggaaattgaaattttggtgGTATTCAAGGTAGTAAACAAAGTAATTTCTTGTTATAGACTGGTGAAGAAacaataattagattaatgaTTTGCAGATAATGGCACTGAAGAACAAGGAGCCAACAGAATCCATCAATCTGAACAAAGAAACAGAAGGTTCTTGCAGTAACAGAAGTGAGAACAGTTCGGAAATCAAGTTGGATATTTCAAGAACCCCAGCCATCGACAGCCCTTTACCCGCACATCCCACAAATGCAGGCAGGCCCCTCTTTCCATCTTCATTGATCAGGCCAAGTGGAGTGGCGCAGCAGCTCTTTCACAATCCCTCCAGGCCCGAAATTCAGTGCCCGAAAATGGACCAATCTGTTAAGGAAGAAAGCCTGTGCAATATGTTCTGTGGGATGGATGATCAGACTGGATTTTGGCCGTGGCTAGAGCAACAacatttcaattaaattgggA
The window above is part of the Sesamum indicum cultivar Zhongzhi No. 13 linkage group LG2, S_indicum_v1.0, whole genome shotgun sequence genome. Proteins encoded here:
- the LOC105156551 gene encoding homeobox-leucine zipper protein ATHB-13: MSTEMAFFHPNFMLQTPHQDEHTHPSTSLPPLLPSCSTPQEFHGVAPLLGKRSSMGFSTGIDVCEEMNNHGEDELSDDGSQVGEKKRRLNMEQVKTLEKNFELGNKLEPERKMQLARALGLQPRQIAIWFQNRRARWKTKQLEKDYDLLKRQFEAVKAENDALQAQNQKLHAEIMALKNKEPTESINLNKETEGSCSNRSENSSEIKLDISRTPAIDSPLPAHPTNAGRPLFPSSLIRPSGVAQQLFHNPSRPEIQCPKMDQSVKEESLCNMFCGMDDQTGFWPWLEQQHFN